The following are encoded together in the Pseudomonas sp. IB20 genome:
- a CDS encoding DNA-3-methyladenine glycosylase I encodes MDRPGLTTHAGQTHCTWRTAAPEYPRYHDHEWGVPVADDIQLYEKICLEGFQAGMAWITILRKREQFRVAFEGFDFRRVARYGEADIERLMQDPGIVRNRAKIVSTINNACRACELVDETGSLARWVWAFEPSEEERPAVVDMAYWTGNPTSPASVRLSKALKKRGWTFVGPTTMYALMQAMGMVNDHLDGCACRPLIEQLRREFKRP; translated from the coding sequence ATGGACAGACCAGGACTGACCACGCACGCAGGGCAGACGCATTGCACCTGGCGCACAGCGGCGCCGGAATACCCGCGTTACCACGACCACGAGTGGGGCGTGCCGGTGGCGGATGATATCCAGCTGTACGAGAAGATTTGCCTGGAGGGGTTTCAGGCGGGCATGGCCTGGATCACCATCTTGCGCAAGCGCGAGCAGTTCCGGGTGGCGTTTGAGGGCTTTGATTTTCGTCGTGTGGCGCGGTATGGCGAGGCGGACATTGAGCGGCTGATGCAGGACCCCGGCATTGTGCGCAATCGGGCGAAGATCGTGTCCACCATCAACAATGCGTGCAGGGCGTGTGAGCTGGTGGATGAAACTGGCTCGCTGGCGCGGTGGGTTTGGGCGTTTGAGCCTAGCGAGGAGGAGCGCCCGGCCGTGGTGGACATGGCTTATTGGACGGGTAATCCGACGTCACCGGCTTCGGTGAGGTTGTCGAAGGCCTTGAAGAAACGCGGCTGGACCTTTGTTGGCCCCACCACGATGTATGCGCTGATGCAGGCGATGGGGATGGTCAATGATCACTTGGACGGCTGTGCTTGCCGACCGCTGATCGAGCAACTGCGGCGGGAGTTCAAACGGCCCTGA
- a CDS encoding C4-dicarboxylate transporter DctA gives MEIPPMLRWCSRSIFLQVVIGLMLGIACGLALPEFSSQLKPLGDGFIKLIKMLIGLIVFCVVVSGISGAGDLKKVGRIGLKSVIYFEVLTTVALVIGLIMAFSTGIGTGANIHLEQLSSAGLNELADKGQHIRGTSQFLMDLIPNSVIGAFADNNVLQVLLFSVLFGSALNLVGEAASGISRLINELSHVIFRIMGMIVRLAPIGVFGAIAFTTSTYGLDSLQHLGSLVGLFYLTCFAFVGLVLGLVMRLSGLRMLPLLKYLREELLIVMGTASSDAVLPQIMRKLEHLGIGSSTVGLVIPTGYSFNLDGFSIYLTLAIVFIANATGTPLSMTDLLTILLVSLITSKGAHGIPGSALVILAATLTAIPAIPVVGLVLVLAVDWFMGIGRALTNLIGNCVATVAIARWEKDIDIQRANKVLDGQQGYAFQAKKPVLPAHQEF, from the coding sequence ATAGAGATCCCTCCCATGCTCAGATGGTGCTCGCGTTCGATTTTCCTGCAAGTCGTGATTGGCCTGATGCTCGGCATCGCCTGCGGCCTGGCCCTTCCCGAATTCTCCTCGCAACTCAAACCCCTGGGTGACGGCTTCATCAAGCTGATCAAGATGCTGATTGGCTTGATCGTGTTCTGCGTGGTGGTCAGCGGTATTTCCGGCGCCGGCGACTTGAAGAAAGTCGGGCGCATCGGCCTCAAGTCGGTGATCTACTTTGAAGTGCTGACCACTGTTGCGCTGGTGATCGGCCTGATCATGGCCTTCAGCACCGGCATCGGCACCGGCGCCAATATCCACCTGGAGCAATTGTCCTCCGCCGGCCTGAATGAACTGGCTGACAAGGGCCAACATATCCGTGGCACCAGCCAGTTCCTGATGGACCTGATCCCCAACTCGGTAATCGGCGCCTTCGCCGACAACAACGTGCTGCAAGTGCTGCTGTTTTCAGTGCTGTTCGGCAGCGCGCTGAACTTGGTGGGCGAAGCCGCTTCGGGCATCTCGCGGTTGATTAACGAGCTGAGCCACGTGATCTTCCGCATCATGGGCATGATCGTGCGCTTGGCGCCGATTGGCGTGTTCGGCGCCATCGCCTTCACCACCAGCACCTACGGCCTGGATTCGCTGCAACACCTGGGCAGCCTGGTAGGCTTGTTCTACCTGACCTGCTTTGCCTTTGTCGGGCTGGTGCTGGGCCTGGTGATGCGCTTGTCCGGCCTGCGCATGTTGCCGTTGCTCAAGTACCTGCGCGAAGAGTTGCTGATCGTGATGGGCACCGCCTCATCCGATGCGGTGCTGCCACAGATCATGCGTAAACTCGAGCACCTGGGTATTGGCAGCTCAACGGTAGGCTTGGTGATTCCGACGGGGTATTCATTCAACCTCGACGGTTTCTCGATCTACCTGACCCTGGCCATCGTGTTTATCGCCAACGCCACCGGCACCCCGCTGTCGATGACCGACTTGCTGACCATCCTGCTGGTGTCGCTGATTACCTCCAAGGGCGCTCACGGGATTCCGGGCTCGGCGCTGGTGATTCTAGCCGCGACCCTCACCGCCATCCCGGCGATTCCGGTGGTCGGGCTGGTGCTGGTGTTAGCGGTGGACTGGTTCATGGGTATAGGGCGTGCATTGACCAACCTGATCGGCAACTGTGTTGCCACCGTGGCCATTGCCCGTTGGGAAAAAGACATCGATATCCAGCGCGCCAACAAGGTGCTCGACGGCCAACAAGGCTATGCCTTCCAGGCCAAGAAGCCGGTGCTGCCGGCGCATCAAGAGTTTTAA
- a CDS encoding FadR/GntR family transcriptional regulator encodes MISTSTVVNSVVEKLRAALKRGQWRRGEMLPGQRELAEQMGISRPSLREAVIVLETLGLVRSMPGKGVVVLETSVSEPQSSDAVADASLEDILQLRYTLEPFIVGLVAQSISSKEVGQLRLTLMDMREALDAGDAEAGMNAYIGFHEELFALTSNPIFQNVVQQTSNALKQSAQVLRNSPEHLAERLQENEAVVRAIRNKNSALASAEMRRHILQEGLRMGIRLNIPDDHLGS; translated from the coding sequence GTGATCAGCACCTCAACCGTCGTCAATTCAGTCGTAGAAAAACTGCGCGCCGCACTCAAGCGCGGCCAGTGGCGGCGTGGCGAAATGCTGCCCGGCCAGCGTGAACTGGCCGAACAAATGGGCATCAGCCGCCCAAGCCTGCGTGAAGCGGTGATCGTGCTGGAAACCCTGGGCCTTGTGCGCTCGATGCCCGGCAAAGGTGTGGTGGTGCTGGAAACCAGCGTCAGCGAACCGCAATCCAGTGACGCCGTGGCCGATGCCAGCCTGGAAGACATCCTGCAACTGCGCTACACCCTCGAGCCGTTCATTGTCGGCCTGGTCGCCCAATCCATCAGCAGCAAAGAAGTCGGCCAATTGCGCCTGACCCTGATGGACATGCGCGAAGCCCTGGATGCCGGTGACGCCGAAGCGGGCATGAACGCCTACATCGGTTTCCACGAAGAACTGTTCGCGCTGACCTCCAACCCGATCTTCCAGAACGTGGTGCAACAGACCAGCAACGCCCTCAAGCAAAGCGCCCAGGTGCTGCGTAACTCGCCCGAACACCTGGCGGAACGCCTGCAGGAAAACGAGGCCGTGGTGCGCGCTATCCGCAACAAGAACAGCGCCCTGGCCAGTGCCGAGATGCGTCGGCACATCCTCCAGGAAGGCCTGCGCATGGGCATTCGCTTGAACATCCCGGACGACCATCTGGGCAGCTGA
- a CDS encoding GntR family transcriptional regulator — translation MTAHALQRHPILPALRLVAGKKPSVDDIYPRLFDAILEQRIPPSSRFTEEGLGETFGVSRSVIRRVLAKLSHQQVIILRPNQRAQVAAPDAQQTRQILEARRLTEITVVQLACAQATPTHIRQLRELIAREREYIERDQRGPAIRLSGEFHLQLAAMARNAPLAQFLNSLVPLTSLIIAQYEAQACTYCAWQEHVAIVDALEQRDVTGAISLMTQHLDHLEAKLLKLN, via the coding sequence ATGACCGCCCACGCCCTGCAACGCCACCCCATCCTCCCTGCCCTGCGCCTGGTGGCAGGCAAAAAGCCCTCGGTGGATGACATCTACCCGCGCTTGTTCGACGCCATACTCGAACAACGCATCCCGCCCTCCAGCCGGTTTACCGAAGAAGGCCTGGGTGAAACCTTTGGTGTCAGCCGCAGTGTTATTCGCCGTGTATTGGCAAAACTGTCTCACCAACAAGTCATCATCCTGCGCCCCAACCAACGCGCTCAGGTGGCAGCGCCGGATGCCCAGCAAACACGGCAGATTCTGGAAGCGCGGCGCCTGACCGAAATCACCGTGGTGCAGCTGGCCTGTGCCCAGGCCACGCCGACGCACATCCGCCAGTTACGCGAACTGATCGCCCGAGAGCGTGAGTACATCGAGCGCGACCAACGCGGCCCGGCAATTCGGCTGTCCGGGGAGTTTCACCTGCAATTGGCCGCGATGGCACGTAACGCGCCCTTGGCGCAGTTCCTCAACAGCCTGGTGCCGCTGACCTCGCTGATCATTGCCCAATACGAGGCGCAAGCCTGTACGTATTGTGCGTGGCAGGAGCATGTGGCGATTGTGGATGCGCTGGAGCAACGTGATGTGACTGGCGCGATCAGCCTGATGACCCAGCACCTGGATCACCTGGAAGCGAAACTGCTGAAACTCAACTGA
- a CDS encoding NAD-glutamate dehydrogenase, which translates to MAFFTAASKADFQHQLQAALAQHISEQALPQVALFAEQFFGIISLDELTQRRLSDLAGCTLSAWRLLERFDHSAPQVRVYNPDYERHGWQSTHTAVEVLHHDLPFLVDSVRTELNRRGYSIHTLQTTVLSVRRGKKGELLEILPKGTQGEGVQQESLMYLEIDRCANAAELNVLSKELEQVLGEVRVAVSDFEPMKAKVQELLDGIDASQFSIDGEEKAEIKNFLEWLVGNHFTFLGYEEFVVRDEADGGHIEYDASSFLGLTKLLRAGLTAEDLRIEDYAVAYLREPTVLSFAKAAHPSRVHRPAYPDYVSIREISADGKVIKEHRFMGLYTSSVYGESVRVIPYIRRKVAEIERRSGFQAKAHLGKELAQVVEVLPRDDLFQTPVDELFSTVMSIVQIQERNKIRVFLRKDPYGRFCYCLAYVPRDIYSTEVRQKIQQVLMDRLKASDCEFWTFFSESVLARVQLILRVDPKNRLDIDTLQLEKEVVQACRSWQDDYSSLVVESFGEAQGTNVLADFPKGFPAGYRERFAAHSAVVDMQHLNSLTEANPLVMSFYQPLGQVSGQRELHCKLYHADTPLALSDVLPILENLGLRVLGEFPYRLRRANGREFWIHDFAFIAAEGVNLDIQQLNDTLQDAFVHIVHGDAENDAFNRLVLTAGLPWRDVALLRAYARYLKQIRLGFDLGYIASTLNNHTDIARELTRLFKTRFYLARKLTADDLEDKQQRLEQAILTALDDVQVLNEDRILRRYLDLIKATLRTNFYQTDANGQNKSYFSFKFDPRAIPELPKPVPKFEIFVYSPRVEGVHLRFGNVARGGLRWSDREEDFRTEVLGLVKAQQVKNSVIVPVGAKGGFLPRRLPLGGSRDEIAAEGIACYRIFISGLLDITDNLKDGALVPPANVVRHDDDDPYLVVAADKGTATFSDIANGIAIDYGFWLGDAFASGGSAGYDHKKMGITAKGAWVGVQRHFRERGINVQEDSITVVGVGDMAGDVFGNGLLMSDKLQLVAAFNHLHIFIDPNPNPATSFVERQRMFELPRSAWTDYDTSIMSEGGGIFSRSAKSIAISPQMKERFDIRADKLTPTELLNALLKAPVDLLWNGGIGTYVKASTESHADVGDKANDALRVNGNELRCKVVGEGGNLGMTQLGRVEFGLNGGGSNTDFIDNAGGVDCSDHEVNIKILLNEVVQAGDMTDKQRNQLLASMTDEVGSLVLGNNYKQTQALSLAARKAYERAAEYKRLMSDLEGRGKLDRAIEYLPTEEQLTERASTGKGLTRPELSVLISYSKIDLKEALLKSLVPDDDYLTRDMETAFPPSLVAKFGEAMRRHRLKREIVSTQIANDLVNHMGITFVQRLKESTGMSPANVAGAYVIVRDIFHLPHWFRQIEALDHQVCADVQLELMDELMRLGRRATRWFLRSRRNEQDAGRDTAHFGPHLAALGLKLDELLEGPTREGWQTRYLAYTEAGVPELLARMVAGTTHLYTLLPIIEAADVTGHDAAEVAKAYFAVGSALDLPWYLQQISDLPVANNWQAAAREAFRDDVDWQQRAITISVLQMADAPQDMEARVALWLEQHQDMADRWRAMMVEIRAAVGTDYAMYAVANRELLDLALSGQSVLQPA; encoded by the coding sequence ATGGCGTTCTTCACCGCAGCCAGCAAGGCCGACTTCCAGCATCAACTGCAAGCGGCACTGGCGCAGCACATCAGTGAACAGGCACTGCCACAAGTGGCGCTGTTCGCTGAACAATTCTTCGGCATTATTTCCCTGGACGAACTGACCCAACGTCGCCTTTCCGACCTGGCCGGTTGCACCTTGTCTGCCTGGCGCCTGCTTGAGCGCTTTGACCACAGCGCCCCGCAAGTGCGCGTTTACAACCCCGATTACGAACGTCATGGCTGGCAATCTACCCACACAGCGGTCGAAGTGCTGCACCATGACTTGCCCTTCCTGGTGGACTCGGTACGTACCGAGCTGAACCGTCGTGGCTACAGCATCCACACCCTGCAAACCACCGTGCTCAGCGTGCGCCGTGGCAAGAAGGGCGAGTTGCTGGAAATCCTGCCTAAAGGCACCCAGGGCGAAGGCGTCCAGCAAGAATCGCTGATGTACCTGGAAATCGACCGCTGCGCCAATGCCGCCGAACTGAACGTGCTGAGCAAAGAGCTTGAGCAAGTGCTGGGCGAAGTGCGCGTGGCCGTGTCCGATTTTGAACCGATGAAGGCCAAGGTCCAGGAGTTGCTGGACGGTATCGACGCCAGCCAGTTCAGCATCGACGGCGAAGAAAAAGCCGAGATCAAGAACTTCCTGGAGTGGCTGGTGGGCAACCACTTCACCTTCCTCGGCTATGAAGAGTTCGTGGTACGTGACGAGGCGGACGGCGGCCATATCGAATATGACGCCAGCTCCTTCCTCGGCCTGACCAAACTGCTGCGTGCCGGCCTTACCGCCGAAGACCTGCGCATCGAAGACTACGCCGTGGCCTACCTGCGTGAACCGACTGTGCTGTCGTTCGCCAAGGCCGCGCACCCAAGCCGCGTGCACCGCCCGGCTTATCCGGACTATGTGTCGATCCGTGAGATCAGCGCCGACGGCAAGGTCATCAAGGAACACCGCTTCATGGGCCTCTACACCTCCTCGGTGTACGGCGAAAGCGTGCGGGTGATCCCTTATATCCGTCGCAAGGTTGCGGAAATCGAACGCCGTTCGGGCTTCCAGGCCAAGGCTCACCTGGGCAAAGAGCTTGCTCAGGTGGTTGAAGTGCTGCCCCGTGATGACCTGTTCCAGACCCCGGTCGACGAGCTGTTCAGCACTGTGATGTCGATCGTGCAGATCCAGGAGCGCAACAAGATCCGCGTGTTCCTGCGCAAAGACCCGTACGGTCGTTTCTGTTACTGCCTGGCCTACGTGCCGCGCGACATCTATTCCACCGAAGTGCGCCAGAAGATCCAGCAAGTGCTGATGGATCGCCTGAAAGCCTCGGATTGCGAGTTCTGGACCTTCTTCTCCGAATCCGTGTTGGCCCGTGTACAGCTGATTCTGCGGGTTGACCCGAAGAACCGCCTGGACATCGACACGCTGCAACTGGAAAAAGAAGTGGTGCAGGCCTGCCGCAGCTGGCAGGACGACTACTCCAGTCTCGTCGTCGAAAGCTTCGGCGAAGCCCAAGGCACCAATGTGCTGGCAGACTTCCCGAAAGGCTTCCCGGCCGGTTACCGCGAGCGTTTTGCGGCGCATTCGGCTGTGGTCGACATGCAGCACCTCAACAGCCTGACCGAAGCCAACCCGCTGGTGATGAGTTTCTATCAGCCGCTGGGCCAGGTCTCCGGCCAGCGCGAGCTGCATTGCAAGCTCTACCACGCTGACACGCCGCTGGCACTGTCCGACGTGTTGCCGATCCTGGAAAACCTCGGCCTGCGTGTGCTGGGTGAATTCCCGTACCGCCTGCGCCGTGCCAATGGCCGTGAATTCTGGATTCATGATTTCGCGTTCATCGCCGCCGAAGGCGTGAACCTGGACATCCAACAGCTCAACGACACTCTGCAAGACGCGTTCGTACACATCGTCCACGGCGATGCCGAAAACGATGCGTTCAACCGTTTGGTACTGACTGCCGGCCTGCCATGGCGTGACGTGGCGCTGCTGCGCGCCTACGCGCGTTACTTGAAGCAGATCCGCCTGGGCTTCGACCTCGGTTACATCGCCAGCACCCTGAACAACCACACCGACATCGCTCGCGAGCTGACCCGGTTGTTCAAGACGCGCTTCTACCTGGCGCGCAAGCTCACCGCCGATGACCTGGAAGACAAGCAGCAACGCCTGGAACAAGCGATTCTCACGGCCCTTGACGATGTTCAGGTGCTTAACGAAGACCGCATCCTGCGTCGCTACCTGGACCTGATCAAGGCCACCCTGCGCACCAACTTCTACCAGACCGACGCCAACGGCCAGAACAAGTCGTACTTCAGCTTCAAGTTCGACCCGCGCGCGATTCCTGAGCTGCCTAAGCCGGTGCCGAAGTTTGAAATTTTCGTCTACTCGCCGCGTGTTGAAGGCGTGCACCTGCGCTTTGGCAACGTCGCGCGTGGCGGCCTGCGTTGGTCCGACCGTGAAGAAGACTTCCGTACTGAAGTGCTTGGCTTGGTAAAAGCCCAACAAGTGAAGAACTCGGTGATCGTGCCGGTGGGCGCCAAAGGCGGCTTCCTGCCGCGTCGCCTGCCATTGGGCGGCAGCCGGGACGAGATCGCGGCCGAGGGCATCGCCTGCTACCGCATCTTCATTTCCGGCCTGTTGGACATCACCGACAACCTCAAAGACGGCGCCCTGGTGCCTCCGGCCAACGTCGTGCGTCATGACGACGATGACCCGTACCTGGTAGTGGCAGCGGACAAGGGCACTGCGACCTTCTCCGACATCGCCAACGGCATCGCCATTGATTACGGCTTCTGGCTGGGCGATGCGTTCGCATCCGGTGGTTCCGCCGGTTACGACCACAAGAAAATGGGCATCACCGCCAAGGGCGCGTGGGTCGGTGTGCAGCGTCACTTCCGTGAGCGCGGCATCAACGTGCAGGAAGACAGCATCACTGTGGTGGGCGTCGGCGATATGGCCGGTGACGTGTTCGGTAACGGCTTGCTCATGTCCGACAAGCTGCAACTGGTCGCGGCCTTCAACCACCTGCACATCTTCATCGACCCGAACCCGAACCCGGCGACCAGCTTCGTTGAGCGTCAGCGCATGTTCGAGTTGCCGCGCTCGGCCTGGACCGACTACGACACCAGCATCATGTCCGAAGGCGGCGGTATCTTCTCGCGCAGCGCGAAGAGCATTGCCATTTCGCCACAGATGAAAGAACGCTTCGACATCCGGGCCGACAAGTTGACCCCGACCGAACTGCTGAACGCCTTGCTCAAGGCGCCGGTGGACCTGTTGTGGAACGGCGGCATCGGTACTTACGTCAAGGCCAGCACTGAAAGCCACGCCGACGTGGGCGACAAGGCCAACGACGCCCTGCGCGTCAACGGCAACGAGTTGCGCTGCAAGGTGGTGGGCGAGGGCGGTAACCTCGGCATGACCCAGCTGGGGCGCGTGGAATTCGGCCTCAATGGTGGCGGTTCCAACACCGACTTCATCGACAACGCCGGTGGTGTGGACTGCTCCGACCACGAAGTGAACATCAAGATCCTGCTCAACGAAGTGGTGCAGGCCGGTGACATGACCGACAAGCAGCGCAACCAGCTGCTGGCGAGCATGACCGACGAAGTCGGCAGCCTGGTGTTGGGCAACAACTACAAGCAGACCCAGGCCCTGTCCCTGGCCGCCCGCAAAGCTTACGAGCGTGCCGCTGAGTACAAGCGCCTGATGAGCGACCTGGAAGGCCGTGGCAAGCTGGACCGTGCCATCGAGTACCTGCCGACTGAGGAGCAGCTCACCGAGCGCGCTTCCACCGGCAAGGGCCTGACGCGTCCGGAGCTGTCGGTGTTGATCTCGTACAGCAAGATCGACCTCAAGGAAGCGCTGCTCAAGTCGCTGGTGCCGGATGATGACTACCTGACCCGTGACATGGAGACCGCGTTCCCACCGAGCCTGGTTGCCAAGTTCGGCGAAGCGATGCGCCGTCACCGCTTGAAGCGTGAGATCGTCAGCACCCAGATCGCCAACGACCTGGTCAACCACATGGGCATCACCTTCGTTCAACGGCTCAAAGAGTCGACCGGCATGAGCCCGGCGAACGTGGCCGGCGCTTATGTGATCGTGCGTGACATCTTCCATCTCCCGCACTGGTTCCGTCAGATCGAAGCCCTGGACCACCAGGTCTGCGCCGACGTGCAACTGGAGCTGATGGACGAGCTGATGCGCCTGGGCCGCCGTGCCACGCGCTGGTTCCTGCGCAGCCGTCGCAACGAGCAGGACGCTGGCCGCGACACCGCACACTTCGGTCCGCACCTGGCGGCGTTGGGCCTCAAGCTCGACGAACTGCTGGAAGGCCCGACCCGTGAAGGTTGGCAGACCCGCTACCTGGCTTACACCGAAGCGGGTGTACCGGAGTTGTTGGCGCGCATGGTTGCAGGCACGACTCACCTGTACACCTTGCTGCCGATCATCGAAGCCGCTGACGTGACCGGGCATGACGCCGCCGAAGTGGCCAAGGCCTACTTCGCCGTCGGCAGCGCCCTGGACTTGCCGTGGTACCTGCAGCAGATCAGCGATCTGCCGGTGGCCAACAACTGGCAAGCCGCGGCCCGCGAAGCCTTCCGCGACGACGTGGACTGGCAGCAACGGGCGATCACCATCTCGGTACTGCAAATGGCCGACGCGCCACAAGACATGGAAGCCCGCGTGGCCCTGTGGCTTGAGCAGCACCAGGACATGGCCGATCGCTGGCGCGCAATGATGGTGGAAATCCGTGCCGCCGTCGGCACGGACTACGCCATGTACGCGGTCGCCAACCGTGAGTTGCTGGACCTGGCGCTGAGTGGTCAGTCGGTGCTGCAACCGGCTTGA
- a CDS encoding AAA family ATPase, giving the protein MEHREALLALRTFLSTQILGQEKLIDRLLIALLADGHMLVEGAPGLAKTKAIKELAEGIEAQFHRIQFTPDLLPADITGTEIYRPETGSFVFQQGPIFHNLVLADEINRAPAKVQSALLEAMAERQVSVGRSTYELSPLFLVMATQNPIEQEGTYPLPEAQLDRFLMHVKIGFPDAAVERRILQQARGEALNGETKPERRVSQQAIFAARKEILGLYMADAVEEYLVQLVMATRTPAKFDPEMAEWIAYGASPRGSIALDRCARAHAWLAGRDFVSPEDIQAVLFDVLRHRIILSFEAEAAGIDQDRVVQRILDVVAVA; this is encoded by the coding sequence ATGGAACATCGTGAAGCGCTGCTTGCGCTGCGAACCTTTCTTTCTACGCAGATTCTCGGCCAGGAAAAACTCATCGATCGCCTGCTGATCGCGCTGCTCGCCGACGGCCACATGCTGGTAGAAGGTGCGCCGGGCCTGGCCAAGACCAAAGCCATCAAAGAGTTGGCCGAAGGCATCGAAGCGCAGTTCCATCGTATCCAGTTCACCCCCGACCTGTTGCCCGCCGACATCACCGGCACCGAGATCTATCGCCCAGAAACCGGCAGCTTCGTGTTCCAGCAAGGGCCGATCTTCCACAACTTGGTGCTCGCGGACGAAATCAACCGTGCGCCGGCCAAGGTGCAGTCGGCGTTGCTCGAAGCCATGGCCGAGCGCCAGGTCAGCGTGGGGCGCAGCACGTACGAGTTGTCGCCGCTGTTTCTGGTGATGGCCACGCAAAACCCCATCGAGCAGGAAGGCACCTACCCACTGCCCGAAGCCCAGCTCGACCGTTTCCTAATGCACGTCAAAATCGGCTTCCCGGACGCCGCCGTCGAACGGCGCATCCTGCAACAAGCCCGTGGCGAGGCGCTCAACGGCGAAACCAAGCCTGAGCGCCGTGTCAGCCAGCAGGCAATCTTTGCTGCACGCAAGGAAATCCTCGGCTTGTACATGGCCGACGCCGTAGAGGAATACCTCGTGCAACTGGTCATGGCCACGCGCACCCCGGCCAAGTTTGATCCGGAAATGGCCGAGTGGATCGCCTACGGCGCCAGCCCACGCGGTTCCATCGCCCTCGACCGCTGCGCCCGCGCCCACGCCTGGCTGGCCGGTCGCGACTTTGTGAGCCCGGAAGATATCCAGGCGGTGCTGTTCGACGTGCTGCGCCATCGCATCATTCTGTCGTTCGAAGCCGAAGCCGCCGGCATCGACCAGGACCGCGTGGTGCAACGCATTCTCGACGTCGTTGCCGTCGCTTGA
- a CDS encoding DUF58 domain-containing protein, with protein sequence MNASDGIRVTLSELIEMRHRVREVQLFSTPSQRSPLIGLHHSKLRGRGVDFDQVRVYQAGDDVRTIDWRVTARTQEPHTKLFHEERERPIFIMVEQSCRLFFGSGQMFKSVLAAQAASLIGWAALGHNDRVGGLVFGDNEHYEIKPRRSKQSLLQLLNRLVRVNQSLNTESRPEADALGMALRRGREVLRPGSLVIVICDERALTEGAEQQLSLLSRHCDLLLLPISDPLDHALPAAGLLRFAERGAQLELDTLNFDLRQAYKAQAEARIARWELLAQKLRILLMPLSTQSEMVEQLREYLNPQRPVKKQ encoded by the coding sequence ATGAATGCAAGCGATGGGATCCGCGTCACGCTCAGCGAATTGATTGAGATGCGCCACCGCGTGCGCGAAGTGCAGCTGTTTTCCACGCCGAGCCAGCGCAGCCCGCTGATCGGCCTGCACCATTCCAAGCTGCGCGGGCGCGGTGTCGACTTTGACCAGGTGCGCGTGTACCAGGCTGGGGACGACGTGCGCACCATCGACTGGCGCGTGACGGCGCGCACCCAGGAGCCGCACACCAAGCTGTTCCACGAAGAACGCGAGCGGCCGATTTTCATCATGGTTGAACAAAGCTGCCGGCTGTTTTTCGGCTCCGGCCAGATGTTCAAGTCGGTGCTCGCCGCGCAAGCCGCCAGCCTGATCGGTTGGGCGGCGCTGGGCCACAACGACCGCGTCGGCGGGCTGGTGTTTGGCGACAACGAGCACTATGAAATCAAGCCCCGGCGCAGCAAGCAAAGCCTGCTGCAACTGCTCAACCGACTGGTGCGCGTCAACCAGAGCCTCAATACCGAGAGCCGCCCCGAAGCCGACGCCTTGGGCATGGCCCTGCGCCGTGGCCGTGAAGTGCTGCGCCCTGGCAGCCTGGTGATCGTGATTTGCGATGAGCGCGCGCTGACCGAAGGTGCCGAGCAACAGCTGAGCCTGCTGTCGCGGCATTGCGACCTGCTGCTGTTGCCGATTTCCGACCCGCTGGACCACGCCCTGCCTGCTGCGGGGCTGTTGCGTTTTGCCGAGCGCGGCGCGCAGCTGGAACTGGACACACTGAATTTCGACTTGCGCCAAGCCTACAAGGCCCAGGCCGAAGCCCGCATCGCCCGCTGGGAATTACTCGCGCAGAAACTGCGAATCCTGCTGATGCCGTTAAGCACCCAGAGCGAAATGGTCGAGCAACTGCGCGAATACCTCAACCCGCAACGCCCGGTTAAAAAACAATGA
- a CDS encoding DUF4381 domain-containing protein, whose translation MSSLDQLQPLIAPPAIGFWPPAPGWWLLLLVVPLLGWGLWSLRRLLPTRRPVARAEQPLDPLRITALAELALMPKPYDGAPAGAWLQQLNGLLKRLCRNDYPYSQSHTLNGRKWLAFLDNRCPAAGLTRWMVLVEGAYKPECKLDDKAIAGLTQAVDTWIRKHV comes from the coding sequence ATGAGCAGCCTCGATCAACTGCAACCGCTGATCGCCCCACCGGCCATCGGCTTCTGGCCGCCTGCGCCGGGTTGGTGGCTGTTGCTGCTGGTGGTTCCGCTGCTCGGCTGGGGCTTGTGGTCCTTGCGTCGCTTGCTGCCCACGCGCCGCCCGGTGGCTCGCGCCGAACAACCGCTGGACCCGCTGCGCATCACCGCCCTGGCCGAGCTGGCCTTGATGCCCAAACCCTACGACGGCGCACCCGCCGGCGCCTGGCTGCAGCAACTCAACGGCCTGCTCAAACGCCTGTGCCGCAACGACTACCCCTACAGCCAGAGCCATACCCTCAACGGGCGCAAATGGCTGGCGTTCCTCGACAACCGCTGCCCGGCCGCCGGCCTCACACGCTGGATGGTGCTGGTAGAAGGCGCTTACAAACCCGAATGCAAACTCGACGACAAAGCCATCGCCGGCCTGACCCAAGCCGTCGACACCTGGATTCGCAAACATGTTTGA